The proteins below come from a single Mycolicibacterium sp. TY81 genomic window:
- a CDS encoding DUF6131 family protein — protein sequence MIALGVVLLILGFVFNVYLLWTLGIVLVVVGAIFWLLGAAGHAVGGRRTWY from the coding sequence ATGATTGCTTTGGGAGTAGTGCTGCTCATCCTGGGCTTCGTCTTCAACGTGTATCTGTTGTGGACCCTGGGCATCGTGCTCGTTGTGGTGGGCGCGATCTTCTGGCTCCTCGGGGCGGCCGGCCATGCCGTCGGCGGACGCCGTACCTGGTATTGA
- a CDS encoding DoxX family protein — protein sequence MIIRRIARPLLATAFIGQGVETLLNTDSGAEAVRPALDGLKDMPDPVARNVPSNAVAVAQATAAAQVAGGLLLATGRIPRVASAVLAATVIPANLGHHMFWTEDDPEAKAAKRRGFLADLSLLGGLILASADTAGKPSLGWRGRRAAQRAAEALSSTVPSRTEIALARMPELGEKVGHGVQTGFEHGRELAGVALEKLEDGLEKAAPYAESAYRKASARASDLADTLGDGLEKAAPYAESAYRKASSRASELADTAVTTAKKAKARA from the coding sequence ATGATCATTCGTAGGATCGCCCGTCCACTTCTGGCCACCGCCTTCATCGGACAGGGCGTCGAAACCCTGTTGAACACCGACTCCGGCGCCGAGGCAGTACGCCCCGCGCTCGACGGACTGAAGGACATGCCGGATCCCGTGGCACGCAACGTGCCGTCCAATGCCGTCGCCGTGGCGCAAGCGACCGCGGCCGCCCAGGTCGCCGGTGGTCTGCTGCTGGCCACCGGACGTATTCCGCGCGTGGCCTCCGCGGTGCTCGCGGCAACGGTGATTCCCGCAAATCTCGGCCACCACATGTTCTGGACCGAGGACGACCCGGAGGCCAAAGCCGCCAAACGTCGCGGCTTCCTGGCCGACCTCAGCCTGCTCGGCGGTCTGATCCTCGCCTCGGCGGATACCGCCGGAAAGCCGTCGCTGGGCTGGCGGGGACGGCGAGCGGCCCAGCGGGCAGCCGAGGCGCTCTCATCGACAGTTCCGTCCAGGACCGAAATCGCGCTGGCCCGAATGCCGGAGCTGGGCGAGAAGGTCGGCCACGGAGTCCAGACCGGATTCGAGCACGGCCGCGAACTCGCCGGCGTCGCGCTCGAGAAACTGGAAGACGGCCTCGAGAAAGCCGCGCCGTATGCGGAATCCGCCTACCGGAAAGCCAGCGCACGTGCTTCTGACTTGGCCGATACCCTGGGCGACGGCCTGGAAAAGGCCGCCCCCTATGCGGAATCCGCGTATCGGAAGGCCAGCTCACGCGCGTCGGAGTTGGCCGACACCGCGGTCACTACCGCAAAGAAGGCAAAAGCCCGGGCCTGA
- a CDS encoding SDR family oxidoreductase, which translates to MNTPIPYPGHTADMAEQPHDEMRAYVGRGLLKGRRALITGGDSGIGRAVAVAFAKEGADVSIAYLEEHDDATHTATVVGAAGRTCALFPGDLGEPAHCREVVARTLAELGGLDIVVNNAAFQAPTDDLTDISDEQWRRTFAVNIDSYFQVTKAALAHLPDGAAIINTASVNGLRGNASLIDYSATKGAVIAFTYALAQSLAKRRIRVNCVAPGPVWTPLIPATMPQEKVESFGGNAPFDRPAQPDEIAPSYVFFAADQLSSYYSGEVLAPLGGETMPG; encoded by the coding sequence ATGAATACACCGATCCCGTATCCCGGGCACACCGCGGACATGGCTGAACAGCCGCACGATGAGATGCGCGCGTACGTCGGCCGTGGCCTCTTGAAAGGACGCCGGGCCCTCATCACCGGCGGCGACTCCGGCATCGGACGCGCGGTGGCGGTGGCGTTCGCCAAAGAAGGCGCCGATGTCTCCATCGCGTACCTCGAAGAGCACGACGACGCGACCCACACCGCGACCGTTGTCGGTGCGGCCGGCCGGACGTGTGCCCTGTTCCCCGGTGATCTCGGAGAGCCCGCCCATTGCCGCGAGGTGGTGGCGCGCACACTCGCCGAGCTGGGCGGCCTCGACATCGTCGTCAACAATGCCGCCTTTCAGGCGCCCACAGACGATCTCACCGACATCAGCGACGAGCAATGGCGCCGGACGTTCGCCGTGAACATCGACAGCTACTTCCAGGTGACGAAGGCCGCGCTGGCGCATCTCCCGGACGGCGCTGCGATCATCAACACCGCGTCGGTGAACGGGCTACGCGGCAATGCGTCGCTGATCGACTATTCGGCCACCAAGGGCGCCGTCATCGCGTTCACCTACGCGCTGGCCCAGTCCCTGGCGAAACGTCGCATCCGCGTGAACTGCGTTGCCCCCGGGCCGGTCTGGACGCCGCTCATCCCGGCCACCATGCCGCAGGAGAAGGTCGAGTCGTTCGGCGGCAACGCGCCATTCGACCGGCCGGCCCAGCCGGACGAGATCGCACCGTCGTACGTCTTCTTCGCCGCCGACCAACTGTCGTCGTATTACAGCGGTGAGGTGCTGGCGCCCCTCGGCGGCGAGACGATGCCGGGTTGA
- a CDS encoding aminotransferase class I/II-fold pyridoxal phosphate-dependent enzyme, translating to MDQSETPVLDALVRYRSIGRYGFTPPGHRQGRGTDARVLDALGAQPFWDDVLASGGLDDHRNSKGYLRRAEDLMAAAVGADMAWFSTCGSSLSVKAAMMAVAGGDGSLLVGRDSHKSIVAGLVFSGVVPRWINPRWDADRHLSHPPSPEDFADGWRRHPDAAGALIVSPSPYGTCADLEAIAEVCHAHGKPLIVDEAWGAHLPFHEDLPTWAMDAGADICVVSVHKMGAGFEQGSVFHVQGDLIDDRRLAACADLLTTTSPSVLMYAAMDGWRRQMVEDGHRLLAAALRLSDELRRDLEHIDGLHVLEDELLGVEASNDLDRLQVLVDVSAAGLSGYQAQQWLRKHHHIDVGLADHRRILITLSMADDRETIRPLVLALRRLPTAAADFEPPPHVHLPAPDTLQLETVQSPRDAFFGPVETVPVEMAVGRVSAEQITPYPPGIPAVVPGELINAEVLDYLRTGVAAGMYLPDPADPELKSVRVAAQRV from the coding sequence ATGGATCAGTCTGAGACCCCTGTTCTCGACGCGCTCGTGCGCTACCGCTCGATCGGCCGGTACGGCTTCACCCCTCCCGGCCATCGACAGGGACGTGGTACCGATGCCCGCGTACTGGATGCTCTGGGCGCACAACCGTTTTGGGATGACGTGCTGGCCAGCGGCGGCTTGGACGATCACCGCAACTCCAAGGGCTACCTGCGACGTGCCGAAGACCTGATGGCCGCTGCGGTGGGCGCCGACATGGCGTGGTTCTCGACGTGCGGCAGTTCGCTGTCCGTGAAGGCCGCCATGATGGCAGTGGCCGGCGGTGACGGCAGTCTGCTGGTGGGCCGCGACAGCCACAAATCGATCGTCGCGGGCCTGGTGTTCTCGGGGGTCGTCCCCCGCTGGATCAACCCGCGCTGGGACGCCGATCGGCACCTGTCCCACCCGCCCTCGCCGGAGGACTTCGCCGACGGCTGGCGGCGCCACCCCGACGCCGCCGGCGCACTGATCGTCAGCCCGTCCCCATACGGCACCTGTGCCGACCTCGAGGCCATCGCGGAGGTGTGTCACGCGCACGGCAAGCCGCTGATCGTCGACGAAGCCTGGGGCGCGCACCTGCCGTTCCACGAGGACCTGCCCACGTGGGCGATGGATGCCGGCGCCGACATCTGCGTGGTCAGCGTCCACAAGATGGGCGCCGGGTTCGAGCAGGGCTCGGTGTTCCACGTGCAGGGCGACCTGATCGATGACCGCAGGCTTGCCGCGTGCGCGGACCTGCTGACGACCACGAGCCCCAGCGTGCTCATGTACGCGGCAATGGACGGCTGGCGCCGCCAGATGGTCGAGGACGGGCATCGGCTGCTCGCTGCCGCGCTCCGGCTGTCCGACGAGCTACGCCGCGATCTCGAGCACATCGACGGCCTGCACGTTCTCGAGGACGAACTGCTCGGCGTCGAGGCCTCCAACGACCTGGATCGCCTTCAGGTACTGGTCGACGTGTCCGCTGCCGGGTTGTCCGGTTACCAGGCCCAGCAATGGTTGCGAAAGCACCACCACATCGATGTCGGGCTGGCGGATCACCGCCGGATCCTGATCACGCTTTCCATGGCCGACGACCGCGAGACAATCCGCCCACTGGTGCTGGCGCTGCGCCGGTTACCCACGGCGGCTGCGGATTTCGAACCACCCCCACACGTTCACCTGCCGGCACCCGACACCCTGCAGCTGGAGACGGTCCAGTCACCGCGGGACGCGTTCTTCGGCCCGGTGGAGACGGTCCCTGTCGAGATGGCGGTCGGACGCGTGTCGGCGGAACAGATCACGCCTTACCCGCCCGGCATACCGGCCGTCGTCCCCGGCGAACTGATCAATGCCGAGGTCCTGGATTATCTGCGGACCGGCGTCGCCGCGGGGATGTACCTGCCGGACCCCGCCGATCCCGAACTCAAATCGGTGCGAGTCGCCGCACAGCGCGTGTAG
- a CDS encoding iron-containing redox enzyme family protein, whose protein sequence is MCTEELVQPLLPDPRGPVSSVVIGLLGERLPTQYLARIQLPLANADPFGLDLQLALYVCYELHYRGFAGTDEKWEWNPALLDVRHRIEERFLAAVRELVGPISPDSTAQAELARCDTDPVDDSSLSVYLQDQATWPQMQEYFVHRSLYHLKEADPQSWIIPRLTGRAKAAFVAVEYDEYGGHGGYASMHQRLFADLLDAAGLRSDYLHYLGNAMGSTLAAVNLMSMFGLHRHLRGAAVGHFAATELTSSPGSHRIVKGLKRLGAPRPCVDFYREHVEADAVHEQVVRKDVVADLVSREPGLERDIVFGIRAFDAIEGRLADHMLSSWAAGCPSLQHWPV, encoded by the coding sequence ATGTGCACAGAAGAACTTGTTCAGCCTTTGCTACCGGACCCCCGCGGTCCCGTGTCCAGTGTCGTCATCGGACTGCTGGGCGAGCGCCTGCCCACGCAGTATCTGGCGCGGATACAGTTGCCGCTCGCGAACGCCGATCCCTTTGGCCTCGACCTGCAGTTGGCGCTGTACGTCTGCTACGAACTGCACTACCGCGGCTTCGCCGGCACCGACGAAAAGTGGGAATGGAACCCCGCCCTCCTCGATGTTCGTCATCGCATCGAGGAGCGGTTCCTGGCCGCCGTGAGAGAGCTCGTCGGCCCCATCAGCCCGGACAGCACGGCGCAAGCCGAGCTGGCTCGTTGTGACACCGACCCTGTCGATGATTCGAGTCTGTCTGTCTATCTCCAAGATCAGGCGACGTGGCCGCAGATGCAGGAGTACTTCGTGCATCGGTCGCTGTACCACCTCAAGGAAGCCGACCCGCAGTCGTGGATCATTCCGCGGCTGACCGGTCGCGCGAAAGCCGCGTTCGTGGCGGTGGAATACGACGAATACGGCGGCCATGGCGGGTACGCATCCATGCACCAGCGGCTGTTCGCCGATCTGCTCGATGCCGCGGGTCTGCGCAGCGACTATTTGCACTACCTCGGCAATGCGATGGGCAGCACCCTGGCCGCGGTGAATCTCATGTCGATGTTCGGTCTGCACCGCCACCTGCGCGGCGCGGCCGTCGGCCATTTCGCCGCAACCGAACTGACCTCGTCGCCGGGATCGCACCGAATCGTGAAGGGCCTCAAGAGGCTTGGTGCTCCGCGACCCTGCGTCGACTTTTATCGGGAACACGTCGAGGCCGACGCGGTTCATGAACAAGTGGTCCGCAAGGACGTCGTGGCAGACCTGGTGTCGCGCGAGCCCGGCCTGGAACGGGACATCGTTTTCGGTATTCGCGCCTTCGACGCGATCGAGGGACGGCTCGCCGATCACATGCTGTCCAGCTGGGCGGCAGGGTGCCCGTCGCTGCAGCACTGGCCCGTTTGA
- a CDS encoding hemerythrin domain-containing protein: MASHALKSPSDVIDLLTDQHEQIKSLFTETLVLAGDERARSFRDLRRLLAVHETAEEEIVHPRAKQKLPGGEKVVDARLEEEHEAKKLLAELESLDVDSKEFTGKLTKLRDAVIAHAEHEEAEEFAKLGTELSQQELERMGEIAKLAEAVAPTRPHPGVESPAANLIVGPFAAMLDRVRDVISSVR; the protein is encoded by the coding sequence ATGGCTTCACACGCCCTCAAATCCCCGTCTGATGTGATCGATCTCCTCACTGATCAGCACGAGCAGATCAAGTCACTGTTCACCGAGACCCTGGTGCTGGCCGGCGACGAGAGAGCGAGGTCGTTCCGGGATCTGCGCCGGCTCCTCGCGGTGCACGAAACCGCCGAGGAGGAGATCGTGCACCCGCGGGCGAAGCAGAAGCTGCCCGGTGGCGAGAAGGTCGTCGATGCCAGGCTGGAAGAGGAGCACGAGGCGAAAAAGCTACTCGCCGAACTGGAGTCGCTCGACGTCGACAGCAAGGAGTTCACCGGCAAGCTGACGAAACTCCGCGACGCCGTGATCGCGCACGCCGAGCACGAGGAGGCGGAGGAGTTCGCCAAGCTCGGAACCGAGCTGTCGCAACAGGAACTCGAGCGCATGGGCGAGATCGCCAAACTCGCGGAGGCAGTCGCGCCGACCCGGCCACATCCCGGCGTGGAGTCCCCGGCCGCGAACCTCATCGTCGGACCGTTCGCCGCGATGCTCGACCGTGTGCGGGACGTGATCTCGAGCGTCCGCTGA
- a CDS encoding M42 family metallopeptidase, with protein sequence MIQLLQELLWAYGPCGQEDAVREICLRELAPVVDSAWVDEAGNVVGRVSSSARDEGHSPIRVMAHMDELSMLVKRVQPDGRVRLTPLGTMYPANFGLGPVLMLGDREHVCGVLTVGSEHTTQESPQIWQTKPDGGDRALNWSDVYVFTGRTPDQLAEAGIRPGTRVCVHRSKRELVEIDDYLGSYFMDDRALLVVLLSAARELRQRPERPPQDVYFVCTVSEEVGGLGGSYASRALPGELTLALEVGPTEAEYGTTVTGGPIVGYSDAQCVYDKGVADRLVDVATELGTDPQPAVLGAFESDASHAKSNGHTAAAGLLCLPTLSTHGYEVVPRDGIGAMSDVLVEFLMQPVPFAEGTSRVNRAAPRKDAS encoded by the coding sequence ATGATCCAGCTGCTGCAGGAACTGTTGTGGGCGTACGGACCCTGTGGCCAGGAGGACGCCGTCCGTGAGATCTGCCTGCGCGAGCTGGCGCCGGTGGTCGACAGCGCCTGGGTCGACGAGGCCGGCAACGTGGTGGGGCGGGTGTCCTCGTCGGCGCGCGACGAGGGGCACTCGCCCATCCGCGTGATGGCTCACATGGACGAACTGTCGATGCTCGTCAAGCGAGTTCAGCCGGACGGCAGGGTGCGGCTGACCCCACTGGGCACGATGTACCCCGCGAACTTCGGCCTCGGACCCGTGCTGATGCTTGGTGACCGGGAACACGTATGCGGTGTCCTCACAGTGGGATCCGAACACACCACCCAGGAAAGTCCGCAGATCTGGCAGACCAAACCCGACGGTGGTGACCGGGCGCTGAACTGGTCGGATGTGTACGTGTTCACGGGCCGCACACCGGACCAGTTGGCCGAAGCCGGCATCCGTCCCGGCACTCGCGTGTGCGTGCACCGAAGCAAGCGGGAACTCGTCGAGATCGACGACTATCTCGGGTCCTATTTCATGGATGACAGAGCACTGCTGGTGGTGCTCCTGTCTGCCGCGCGCGAGTTGCGCCAACGGCCGGAAAGACCGCCCCAGGACGTGTATTTCGTGTGCACGGTCAGTGAGGAGGTCGGCGGCCTCGGTGGCTCGTACGCCAGCCGGGCCCTGCCTGGTGAGTTGACCCTGGCACTCGAGGTCGGCCCGACCGAAGCCGAGTACGGCACCACCGTCACAGGTGGGCCCATCGTCGGCTACAGCGACGCGCAGTGCGTCTACGACAAGGGCGTCGCGGACCGGCTGGTGGACGTGGCGACCGAGTTGGGCACCGATCCGCAGCCGGCGGTCCTGGGCGCGTTCGAATCCGATGCGTCGCATGCCAAGTCGAACGGGCACACGGCCGCGGCCGGGTTGCTGTGCCTGCCCACGCTGAGCACTCACGGGTACGAGGTGGTGCCGCGCGATGGCATCGGTGCGATGTCAGACGTGTTGGTGGAGTTCCTGATGCAGCCGGTGCCGTTTGCCGAGGGCACGTCCCGGGTAAACAGGGCTGCACCACGAAAGGACGCGTCATGA
- a CDS encoding low affinity iron permease family protein yields MTVSENPDPDVMPSGVSDKVSMFDRFATTTAEIVSRAWFFLACVLLVIVWAPTFALMTVDTWQLVINTITTIITFLLVALLQNTQRRSDDAIQHKLNAIADALADLMHHQGDENDGIRDDEKELREAVGLEERESTG; encoded by the coding sequence ATGACCGTCTCCGAAAATCCCGACCCGGACGTGATGCCGTCCGGCGTGTCCGACAAAGTGTCCATGTTCGACCGGTTCGCCACCACCACGGCCGAAATCGTTTCCCGGGCCTGGTTCTTCCTGGCGTGCGTGCTGCTGGTGATCGTGTGGGCGCCGACTTTCGCCCTCATGACCGTCGATACCTGGCAGCTGGTCATCAACACGATCACGACGATCATCACGTTCCTGTTGGTCGCTCTGCTGCAGAACACCCAGAGGCGTTCCGATGACGCGATTCAGCACAAACTCAACGCCATCGCCGACGCACTGGCAGATTTGATGCACCACCAGGGCGATGAGAACGACGGCATCCGCGACGACGAGAAAGAACTGCGGGAGGCCGTCGGACTCGAAGAACGGGAAAGCACCGGCTGA
- the ctaD gene encoding cytochrome c oxidase subunit I: protein MTAVEVPLTPQRPFPTRRKRLGAVLYGLVSTTDHKLIGQMYLAVSFAFFFSAGIMALLMRTELAMPGLQFLSNEQYNQLFTVHGTLMLLLYATPVVFGFANLVLPLQIGAPDVAFPRLNALSFWLFLFGGLLVLAGFVVPGGAADFGWTAYTPLSDAVHSPGSGGDLWAVGLIVSGLGTILGAVNMITTVVCMRCPGMTMFRMPIFTWNILATGVLILLAFPILTAALFGLLAQRHLGAHVYDAANGGAILWQHLFWFFGHPEVYIVALPFFGIVTEIIPVFSRKPIFGYTTLVYATWGITVLSVAVWAHHMFATGAVLLPFFSFMTFLIAVPTGIKFWNWIGTMWKGQLTFETPMLFSVGFLVTFLLGGLSGVLLASPPLDFHVTDSYFVVAHFHYVLFGTIVFATYAGIYFWFPKMCGRLLDERLGKLHFWLTFIGFHTTFLVQHWLGDQGMPRRYADYLPGDGFDALNLVSTIGSFILALSVLPFVWNVFKSWRYGEPVVVDDPWGHGNSLEWATTCPPPRHNFTELPRIRSERPAFELHYPHMTERMRTESHVGR from the coding sequence GTGACCGCTGTCGAAGTGCCGTTGACACCACAACGGCCGTTCCCGACGCGCCGAAAGCGTTTGGGCGCCGTCCTGTACGGACTCGTCAGCACGACCGACCACAAGTTGATCGGCCAGATGTACCTGGCGGTGTCGTTCGCCTTCTTCTTCAGCGCCGGGATCATGGCGTTGCTGATGCGCACCGAGCTCGCCATGCCCGGCCTGCAGTTCCTGTCCAACGAGCAGTACAACCAGCTGTTCACCGTGCACGGCACCTTGATGTTGCTGTTGTACGCGACGCCCGTCGTGTTCGGTTTCGCGAATCTGGTGCTCCCCCTGCAGATCGGCGCACCCGACGTCGCCTTCCCGCGGCTCAACGCGCTGTCGTTCTGGCTGTTCCTGTTCGGCGGGCTGCTGGTGCTGGCCGGATTCGTCGTTCCCGGCGGCGCAGCGGATTTCGGGTGGACGGCCTATACCCCACTGTCCGACGCGGTCCACTCGCCGGGCTCCGGCGGGGACCTGTGGGCGGTGGGCCTGATCGTGTCGGGCCTCGGCACCATCCTCGGTGCGGTCAACATGATCACGACCGTGGTCTGCATGCGTTGCCCCGGGATGACCATGTTCCGCATGCCCATCTTCACGTGGAACATCCTCGCCACCGGCGTGCTGATACTCCTGGCCTTCCCGATCCTGACCGCGGCCCTGTTCGGTCTGCTGGCGCAGCGTCATCTGGGGGCACACGTCTACGATGCCGCCAACGGCGGCGCGATCCTGTGGCAACACCTGTTCTGGTTCTTCGGCCACCCCGAGGTGTACATCGTCGCGCTACCGTTCTTCGGCATCGTCACCGAGATCATCCCGGTGTTCTCCCGCAAGCCGATATTCGGTTACACCACACTGGTTTACGCGACGTGGGGCATCACGGTGCTGTCGGTCGCGGTGTGGGCGCACCACATGTTCGCCACCGGCGCCGTGCTGCTGCCGTTCTTCTCGTTCATGACGTTCCTGATCGCGGTTCCCACCGGCATCAAATTCTGGAATTGGATCGGCACCATGTGGAAGGGTCAGTTGACCTTCGAGACGCCCATGCTGTTCTCGGTCGGCTTCCTCGTCACCTTCCTGTTGGGCGGACTCTCGGGTGTACTGCTCGCCAGCCCGCCGCTGGACTTCCACGTCACCGATTCGTATTTCGTTGTGGCGCACTTCCATTACGTGCTCTTCGGCACCATAGTGTTCGCCACGTACGCCGGCATCTACTTCTGGTTCCCGAAGATGTGCGGGCGGCTGCTCGACGAGCGCCTGGGCAAGCTGCACTTCTGGCTGACCTTCATAGGCTTCCACACCACGTTCCTGGTTCAGCACTGGCTGGGCGACCAGGGCATGCCGCGGCGCTACGCGGACTACCTGCCGGGCGACGGTTTCGACGCCCTCAACCTGGTCTCCACCATCGGGTCGTTCATCCTTGCGCTGTCTGTGCTCCCGTTCGTCTGGAACGTGTTCAAGAGCTGGCGCTACGGCGAGCCCGTCGTCGTCGACGACCCGTGGGGGCACGGCAACTCGCTGGAGTGGGCCACCACCTGTCCGCCACCCCGGCACAACTTCACCGAGCTGCCCCGAATCCGTTCGGAGCGCCCGGCTTTCGAGCTGCACTACCCCCACATGACCGAACGGATGCGCACCGAGTCGCATGTGGGCCGGTGA
- a CDS encoding Dps family protein: MSEFTIPGLSEEQSSRIRVLLQIQLSTYNDLHLTLKHVHWNVVGPNFIGVHEMIDPQVELVRGYADQTAERLAALGASPDGTPGAILKYRTWDDYSIGRDTAQSHLAALDLVYDGVIKDARKAIQELDELDLVTQDMLIGQVAELEKFQWFVRAHLESAGGELASGGAHTERQAAAQA, encoded by the coding sequence ATGAGCGAATTCACCATTCCAGGCCTTTCCGAAGAGCAGAGCAGCCGGATCCGAGTGCTGCTCCAGATCCAGCTGAGCACGTACAACGACCTGCACCTCACGCTGAAGCACGTGCATTGGAATGTCGTGGGCCCCAATTTCATCGGCGTGCACGAGATGATCGATCCGCAGGTCGAGCTGGTGCGCGGTTACGCGGACCAGACCGCAGAGCGGCTGGCGGCGCTGGGCGCATCGCCGGACGGTACGCCGGGGGCGATTCTCAAATACCGCACGTGGGACGACTACTCGATCGGCCGCGATACCGCGCAGTCGCACCTCGCCGCCCTGGATCTGGTCTACGACGGCGTCATCAAGGACGCGCGCAAGGCCATCCAAGAACTCGACGAGCTCGATCTGGTCACCCAGGACATGCTGATCGGTCAGGTCGCCGAACTGGAGAAGTTCCAATGGTTCGTCCGTGCCCATCTGGAATCGGCCGGCGGCGAGCTCGCCAGCGGCGGTGCGCACACCGAGCGCCAGGCGGCGGCTCAGGCGTAG
- a CDS encoding TIGR03557 family F420-dependent LLM class oxidoreductase → MTHIGYFLSCEQFDPHDLIAQARRAEEAGFHALWVSDHFHPWNDEQGQSPFVWGVLGALSEVTALPVTTAVTCPTFRMHPAIIAQAAATAAVQLRGGFRLGVGSGEALNEHILGGPWPSAGERLDRLAEAVSLIRALHRGEELNHDGRYYRVQDARIYTLPDHRIPIYVSGFGPQATRLAGRIGDGYCITMPDADRVALFREAGGGRKPVQAGMKVCWDLDPEFAADTAQRLWATEQLPGQLNQILPRPTDFASAASLVTREAVTDAIVCGPDIDAHVQQVRKYVDAGVDEIYVQQIGPDMDGFFDAWERDVLPEFQTSAYA, encoded by the coding sequence ATGACGCATATCGGTTATTTCCTCTCCTGTGAACAGTTCGATCCCCATGACCTGATCGCTCAGGCCAGACGAGCCGAGGAAGCCGGTTTCCACGCGCTGTGGGTTTCTGATCACTTCCATCCGTGGAACGACGAACAAGGCCAGAGTCCGTTCGTCTGGGGCGTTCTCGGCGCGCTGTCCGAGGTGACGGCACTGCCGGTGACCACCGCGGTCACCTGCCCGACGTTCCGGATGCACCCCGCGATCATCGCGCAGGCCGCCGCCACGGCGGCCGTTCAGCTGCGCGGTGGTTTCCGGCTGGGTGTCGGCAGCGGAGAGGCGCTCAACGAGCACATCCTGGGCGGCCCCTGGCCGTCGGCCGGAGAACGGCTGGACCGGCTCGCGGAAGCGGTGTCGCTGATCCGGGCCCTGCACCGAGGGGAAGAACTGAACCACGACGGCCGCTACTACCGGGTCCAGGACGCCCGCATCTACACCCTGCCGGATCACCGCATACCCATCTACGTATCGGGGTTCGGCCCGCAGGCGACCCGACTGGCCGGGCGGATCGGCGACGGCTATTGCATCACCATGCCCGACGCCGACCGGGTCGCACTCTTCCGGGAGGCCGGCGGCGGCCGCAAGCCCGTGCAGGCCGGCATGAAGGTCTGTTGGGACCTGGACCCCGAATTCGCGGCGGACACGGCGCAGCGCTTGTGGGCCACCGAGCAACTACCCGGCCAGCTGAACCAGATACTGCCCCGGCCAACGGATTTCGCGTCCGCCGCGAGTCTGGTGACGCGCGAAGCGGTGACGGATGCGATCGTGTGCGGACCCGACATCGACGCCCACGTCCAGCAGGTGCGCAAGTACGTCGATGCCGGCGTCGACGAGATCTATGTCCAGCAGATCGGCCCGGACATGGACGGCTTCTTCGACGCGTGGGAGCGCGACGTCCTGCCGGAGTTCCAGACCTCGGCCTACGCCTGA
- a CDS encoding PAS and ANTAR domain-containing protein, with protein sequence MSETDGEIADSESWDVAAVFGGGAAQHVGSFQFHVAEQRWVWSEAVARMHGYALGEVEPTTELLLSHKHPDDRAKVAEILERVQTGGLFSSRHRIVDSGGKVHWVVVVSDRMTDEDGEVTGTHGYYIDVTAGIQSDLTLAMASVVESRAVIDQAKGILMAAYGIDADRAFEILKWRSQATQLKLRTVAARLLEAVIREGLAPETVTSIDHLLLIDGPGET encoded by the coding sequence ATGAGTGAAACCGACGGCGAAATCGCCGATTCCGAATCCTGGGACGTCGCTGCCGTGTTCGGCGGCGGCGCTGCGCAACATGTCGGTAGCTTTCAGTTCCATGTCGCCGAGCAGCGCTGGGTGTGGTCCGAAGCGGTGGCCCGCATGCACGGCTATGCGCTGGGGGAAGTCGAGCCCACCACCGAGTTGCTGCTGAGTCACAAGCATCCAGACGACCGCGCCAAGGTCGCCGAGATACTCGAGCGGGTGCAGACCGGTGGTCTGTTCAGCAGTCGGCACCGCATCGTCGATTCCGGTGGAAAGGTCCACTGGGTCGTCGTGGTCAGTGACCGGATGACCGACGAGGACGGCGAGGTCACCGGGACGCACGGCTACTACATCGACGTCACCGCCGGCATCCAGTCCGATCTCACCCTGGCCATGGCCTCGGTCGTGGAATCGCGCGCCGTGATCGACCAGGCCAAGGGCATTCTGATGGCCGCCTACGGTATCGACGCAGACCGCGCTTTCGAGATTCTGAAATGGCGTTCGCAGGCCACCCAGTTGAAGCTGCGGACCGTCGCGGCCCGCTTGTTGGAAGCCGTGATCCGCGAGGGGCTGGCCCCCGAGACCGTCACCTCGATCGACCATCTGTTGCTCATCGACGGGCCCGGCGAGACTTGA